A genomic segment from Nematostella vectensis chromosome 6, jaNemVect1.1, whole genome shotgun sequence encodes:
- the LOC5503785 gene encoding protein FAM166C B produces the protein MATDTVLNTTIHTLQDLRHLPGYAGFRPQQQWRYGDTFGNDTAKYFQDKRTAQLKRSTAQAPGTEWDAKIAFPTVYSNDPKLVVGARTRERDRWLSRPQYQLFNRHDRDWEIHDFDKKAQEHRRYLMDQSGTVPRVAYFVMPCKCDVLPSINRELSEQERVTICCPLCGRKAPPGTRNIRAHIQGHHLIPPKHNPPKSTWRDRRFRDFYFEQR, from the exons ATGGCTACGGACACGGTTCTAAACACCACCATCCATACTCTCCAGGATCTGCGACACCTTCCAGG GTACGCAGGCTTCAGGCCCCAGCAACAATGGCGCTACGGGGACACATTCGGTAACGATACGGCGAAATACTTCCAAGACAAACGTACTGCCCAACTCAAAAGGAGCACGGCACAGGCGCCTGGTACCGAGTGGGACGCGAAGATCGCATTTCCTACCGTCTACTCGAACGACCCTAAGCTTGTAGTCGGAGCACGCACTAGGGAGAGAGACCGCTGGCTCTCCAGACCGCAGTATCAGCTGTTTAACCGCCATGACAGGGACTGGGAGATTCATGACTTTGATAAG AAAGCACAGGAGCACCGCAGGTACTTGATGGATCAAAGCGGTACTGTACCTAGAGTGGCTTACTTCGTGATGCCGTGTAAATGCGACGTCCTACCAAGTATCAACAG GGAACTGAGCGAACAAGAGCGAGTGACAATATGTTGTCCCTTGTGCGGCAGAAAGGCCCCTCCGGGCACAAGGAACATCAGGGCCCATATTCAAGGCCACCATCTAATCCCACCTAAACACAACCCTCCTAAGTCAACGTGGCGAGATCGACGATTTCGCGATTTTTACTTCGAACAGCGCTAA
- the LOC5503798 gene encoding ATP-dependent DNA helicase Q1 produces MDTVKELQEISEELQDIEVQIESLLERQQFLLSRKQELEVIALSNSNDSVLLSFSSNVACAQGSDWSSTAFSWSQEVEAALKNVFKIDTFRHLQLECINATMSGVDCILIMPTGGGKSLCFQLPAVVSKGLTLVVSPLVSLMEDQLWALKRLGIKAALLNASSTREEVNSVHASIVDKKSDLKMLYVTPEKIAKSKRFMAKLEKSYESGLLSRIVIDEVHCTSQWGHDFRPDYKILGILKRQYPGVPILGLTATATTKVIEDVKKILGLHADCLLLKASFNRPNLFYEVQSKPTTNSAFMSTIHQLITKRFSGDSGIIYCFSRKDAEQVAIEMSSRGIKAACYHADMPPESRSQVHMAWTTNKLQVVVATVAFGMGIDKSNVRFVIHHSFSKSMENYYQESGRAGRDEKRASCIVFYRPFDIFRHSTMVFTEQTGLQNLYGIVRYCQQQGVCRRTLIGRHFGEGWDPAQCKQMCDNCSRRDDERGLNELHDITQYASDLLKILEQAKAAGDRVTANKLVDAWCGRGAVSLRVRGVSAPSLTPSECERVVVHLVVEGVLREEFHFTPYSTISYIVKGANAGMLSRGKAMSLELARGGGRLSKGKTAQKDRTNPRSTNSDASSPGSTKEASKKTKSTKRKAVDNSTDYSNHSEFQAKRKTSKSQKGIVMDSDSDDNDANGVIWLE; encoded by the exons ATGGATACCGTGAAAGAACTACAAGAAATTTCAGAAGAATTACAAGACATTGAGGTGCAAATAGAAAGCTTGCTAGAACGGCAACAATTTCTTCTTTCTCGCAAACAAGAACTAGAAGTGATTGCCTTATCCAACTCAAATGACTCAGttcttctttctttctctTCAAATGTTGCTTGCGCGCAAGGATCGGATTGGTCTTCAACGGCGTTTTCGTGGTCTCAAGAGGTCGAGGCGGCTTTGAAAAACGTGTTCAAAATAGACACATTTCGTCACCTGCAGCTAGAATGTATCAATGCAACTATGTCTGGTGTTGATTGTATCCTCATCATGCCCACAGGAGGTGGGAAGAGCCTTTGTTTTCAACTACCCGCCGTTGTTTCTAAAGGATTAACTCTGGTTGTTTCTCCTCTGGTTTCATTAATGGAGGATCAGCTATGGGCTTTGAAGAGGCTTGGAATAAAAGCAGCACTGCTAAATGCGAGTAGCACAAGAGAAGAAGTGAACTCTGTACATGCATCCATTGTGGATAAGAAATCTGATCTCAAAATGCTGTATGTTACACCAGAGAAGATTGCAAAGAGCAAGAGATTCATGGCGAAGCTTGAGAAATCATATGAGT CTGGTCTGCTTTCCAGGATTGTGATAGACGAGGTTCACTGTACAAGCCAGTGGGGTCATGACTTTAGACCTGATTATAAGATACTTGGTATACTCAAAAGACAATATCCTGGGGTACCTATCCTGGGACTCACCGCTACAGCCACGACTAAAGTCATAGAGGATGTAAAGAAGATTCTAGGGCTTCATGCAGACTGTCTTCTCCTCAAAGCATCATTTAACAGACCAAACCTTTTCTATGAG GTTCAGTCAAAGCCCACCACAAACAGTGCATTTATGAGCACTATTCATCAGTTAATTACTAAGAGGTTCTCTGGAGATTCGGGCATCATATACTGCTTCTCAAGAAAGGATGCAGAGCAAGTTGCCATAGAGATGTCATCCAGAGGAATCAAGGCTGCCTGTTACCATGCCGATATGCCACCAGAAAGTCGCAGTCAAGTGCACATGGCATGGACAACTAATAAACTACAA GTTGTTGTTGCTACTGTGGCCTTTGGTATGGGGATTGACAAATCCAATGTGCGGTTTGTTATTCACCACAGCTTCAGTAAATCCATGGAGAACTACTATCAGGAGAGTGGCAGGGCGGGGCGGGACGAGAAGCGTGCTTCCTGTATCGTGTTTTACAGACCATTTGACATATTCAGGCATTCCACCATGGTATTTACTGAACAGACAG GCCTACAAAATCTGTATGGAATAGTGAGGTACTGCCAGCAACAGGGTGTTTGTAGGCGCACTCTGATTGGACGGCACTTTGGAGAAGGGTGGGACCCCGCCCAGTGCAAGCAGATGTGCGATAACTGCTCAAGGAGAGACGATGAGAGAG GTCTTAATGAGCTACACGACATCACCCAGTACGCCTCAGATCTACTAAAGATCCTTGAACAAGCAAAAGCTGCAGGTGACCGGGTCACCGCGAACAAACTCGTAGATGCCTGGTGTGGGCGTGGCGCGGTGTCACTGCGTGTCAGGGGCGTGTCAGCACCCTCTTTGACCCCCAGTGAGTGTGAGAGGGTGGTGGTGCACCTAGTGGTAGAGGGTGTCTTGAGGGAGGAGTTTCACTTTACACCCTACTCGACCATCAGTTACATTGTTAAGGGTGCTAATGCTGGTATGCTGTCAAGAGGGAAGGCCATGAGTTTGGAGCTTGCGCGTGGAGGGGGCCGCCTATCTAAG GGGAAAACGGCACAAAAAGACAGGACAAACCCGAGATCAACAAACAGCGATGCATCATCACCAGGAAGCACAAAGGAAGCATCTAAAAAAACTAAATCTACCAAGAGGAAAGCGGTCGATAACTCCACGGATTATTCCAACCACAGCGAGTTCCAAGCGAAGAGAAAAACGAGTAAAAGCCAGAAGGGAATCGTCATGGATTCGGATTCCGACGATAATGATGCCAATGGTGTTATTTGGTTAGAATAA